From one Pseudopipra pipra isolate bDixPip1 chromosome 2, bDixPip1.hap1, whole genome shotgun sequence genomic stretch:
- the SLITRK5 gene encoding SLIT and NTRK-like protein 5 has protein sequence MYACCSTVTLEQDLNKKMHIWMLQTIAFALTSLVLSWAESIEYYGEICDNACPCEEKDSILTVSCENRGIISLFEISPPRFPVYHLLLSGNLLNRLYPNQFVNYTGASILHLGSNDIQDIETGAFHGLRGLRRLHLNNNKLELLRDDTFLGLESLEYLQVDYNYISIIEPNAFSKLHLLQVLILNDNLLSSLPNNLFRFVPLTHLDLRGNRLKLLPYMGLLQHMDKVVELQLEENPWNCSCELIALKDWLDSISYSALVGDVVCETPFRLHGRDLDEVSKQELCPRRLISDYEMRPQTPLSTTGYFHTTPASVNSVATSSSAVYKSPLKPPKGTRQPNKPRVRPTSRLPSKDLGYSNYGPSIAYQTKSPVPLECPTACTCNLQISDLGLNVNCQERKIESISELQPKPYNPKKMYLTENYIALVRRADFVDATGLDLLHLGNNRISVIQDRAFGDLTNLRRLYLNGNRIERLSPELFYGLQSLQYLFLQYNVIREIEAGTFESVPNLQLLFLNNNLLRSLPGNIFSGLSLYRLSLRSNHFSYLPVSGVLDQLKSLLQIDLHENPWDCTCDVVGMKLWLEQLNTGVLVDQVICESPKKFAQSDMRAVRAELLCPDYSDIVVSTPTPSPGQLPARTTPSSSTVRLNGTAAAGGSAPAGGAGGGTSSVPLSVLILSLLLVFIMSVFVAAGLFVLVMKRRKKGQGDHASANNSDVSSFNMQYSVYSGGHHHHHHPHLQQHPPHRGGGGGGGGAALPKVKTPAGHVYEYIPHPLGHMCKNPIYRSREGNSGEDYKDLHELKVTYSSHPLSPGGGAPPPPPPPPPPAPGGEDAPGRSPAYSVSTIEPREELLSPVQDADRFYRGILEPDKHSSSTLGTPGSTLPDYPKLPAAYTYSPNYDLRRAHQYLHPGPGDSRLRETVLYSPPSTVYVEPNRNEYLELKAKLNAEPDYLEVLEKQTTFSQF, from the coding sequence atgtaTGCTTGCTGCTCTACAGTAACTTTGGAACAGGACCTcaacaaaaaaatgcatatCTGGATGCTGCAGACGATCGCGTTTGCTTTAACATCGCTAGTCCTTTCGTGGGCAGAAAGCATCGAGTATTATGGGGAAATCTGTGATAATGCATGTCCTTGTGAGGAGAAGGACAGCATCTTAACAGTGAGCTGTGAAAACAGAGGGATCATCAGCCTTTTTGAGATCAGTCCACCAAGGTTCCCTGTCTACCACCTCTTGTTGTCTGGGAACCTTTTGAACAGGCTGTACCCCAACCAGTTTGTCAATTACACCGGGGCTTCAATTTTGCATCTGGGGAGCAATGACATACAAGACATCGAAACTGGGGCCTTTCATGGTCTGAGAGGTTTAAGGAGGCTGCATTTGAACAATAACAAGTTGGAACTTCTACGGGATGACACTTTCCTTGGGCTAGAGAGTTTGGAATACCTACAGGTCGATTATAATTATATTAGCATCATTGAACCCAATGCCTTCAGCAAACTGCATTTGCTGCAGGTGCTGATTCTCAATGATAACCTCCTCTCCAGTTTGCCCAACAACCTTTTCCGTTTTGTGCCCTTAACTCACCTGGACCTGAGGGGTAACCGGCTGAAGCTGTTGCCCTATATGGGCCTCTTGCAGCACATGGATAAAGtggtggagctgcagctggaggaaaacCCCTGGAATTGCTCTTGTGAGTTGATTGCTCTAAAGGATTGGCTGGACAGTATCTCAtactctgctctggtgggaGATGTAGTTTGCGAGACCCCTTTCCGCTTACATGGTCGAGACTTGGATGAAGTCTCCAAGCAGGAGCTTTGCCCCAGGAGGCTCATCTCTGATTATGAAATGAGACCTCAGACACCACTGAGCACCACAGGGTATTTCCACACAACCCCAGCCTCGGTCAACTCCGTGGCTACTTCTTCTTCAGCTGTTTACAAATCTCCCTTGAAGCCCCCCAAAGGGACCCGCCAACCCAACAAGCCAAGGGTGCGCCCCACCTCCCGCTTGCCCTCAAAAGACTTGGGATACAGCAACTATGGCCCCAGCATTGCCTACCAGACCAAATCCCCGGTGCCTTTGGAGTGCCCCACTGCCTGCACTTGCAACTTGCAGATTTCTGACCTGGGCCTCAATGTCAATTGTCAGGAGAGGAAGATTGAGAGCATTTCTGAACTGCAACCCAAACCCTATAATCCTAAGAAGATGTATCTGACGGAAAACTACATTGCACTGGTCCGCAGGGCAGATTTTGTGGATGCCACCGGGCTGGATTTGCTACATCTGGGCAATAATCGGATCTCGGTCATTCAGGACCGGGCTTTTGGGGATTTAACTAATTTGCGAAGGCTGTACCTGAATGGGAACCGGATCGAGCggctgagcccagagctgttCTATGGGCTGCAAAGCCTGCAGTACCTCTTCCTGCAGTACAATGTCATCCGGGAGATAGAGGCAGGCACCTTTGAATCTGTCCCCAACCTTCAGCTCTTGTTTTTGAACAACAATCTGCTGAGGTCTTTGCCAGGGAACATTTTTTCTGGTCTGTCTCTCTACAGGCTGAGCCTGCGGAGCAACCACTTCTCCTACCTGCCAGTGAGCGGGGTGCTGGACCAGCTGAAATCCCTGCTGCAGATCGACCTGCACGAGAACCCTTGGGACTGCACCTGCGACGTGGTGGGCATGAAGctgtggctggagcagctcaaCACCGGTGTCCTGGTGGACCAGGTTATCTGCGAGTCTCCTAAGAAGTTTGCCCAGAGCGACATGCGGGCCGTCCGGGCGGAGCTGCTGTGCCCCGACTACTCGGATATCGTCGTCTCCACGCCCACGCCGTCCCCGGGCCAGCTGCCGGCCAGGaccaccccctcctcctccaccgTGCGCCTCAATGGcacggcggcggcgggcggctcCGCGCCCGCGGGCGGCGCCGGCGGCGGCACCTCCTCGGTGCCGCTCTCGGTGCTGatcctcagcctgctgctgGTCTTCATCATGTCCGTCTTCGTGGCGGCCGGGCTCTTCGTCCTGGTGATGAAGCGGCGCAAGAAGGGCCAGGGTGACCACGCCAGCGCCAACAACTCCGACGTGAGCTCCTTCAACATGCAGTACAGCGTCTACAGCGGCggccaccaccaccatcaccacccccacctgcagcagcacccgCCCCAccgcggcggcgggggcggcggcgggggcgcggcGCTGCCCAAGGTGAAGACCCCCGCCGGCCACGTCTACGAGTACATCCCGCACCCCCTGGGCCACATGTGCAAAAACCCCATCTACCGCTCCCGGGAGGGCAATTCGGGCGAGGATTACAAAGACCTTCACGAGCTGAAGGTCACCTACAGCAGCCACCCCCTGTCGCCCGGGGGGGGCGCGCCGCCGCCCCCTCCGCCCCCACCGCCGCCGGCGCCCGGCGGGGAGGACGCGCCGGGGCGCAGCCCCGCGTACAGCGTGAGCACCATCGAGCCGCGGGAGGAGCTGCTCTCCCCAGTGCAAGACGCCGATCGCTTTTACAGGGGCATTTTGGAGCCCGACAAACACTCCTCCTCCACGCTGGGCACTCCCGGCTCCACCCTCCCCGACTACCCCAAGCTCCCTGCCGCCTACACCTACTCCCCTAACTATGACCTTAGGCGTGCCCACCAGTACTTGCACCCGGGGCCGGGGGACAGCAGGCTCCGGGAGACGGTGCTCTACAGCCCCCCGAGTACTGTCTATGTAGAGCCCAACAGGAACGAGTACCTGGAGctaaaagcaaaactaaacGCAGAGCCGGACTACCTCGAAGTGCTGGAAAAACAGACCACATTCAGCCAGTTCTGA